In Syntrophorhabdaceae bacterium, a genomic segment contains:
- a CDS encoding PIN domain-containing protein has translation MSVFIDTSALFALLDADDNNHTRAAGAWRELIGSGQNLVTTSYVLVESCALIQNRLGFEAVRGFCDDLVPVLSVEFVASDIHRLGTAALLAASRKGLSLVDCVSFETMRELGIRSVFTFDRHFREYGFTALP, from the coding sequence ATGAGTGTCTTCATAGACACTTCCGCCCTCTTCGCCCTGCTGGACGCCGACGACAACAACCACACCAGGGCAGCCGGGGCATGGCGCGAACTCATCGGTTCCGGGCAGAATCTGGTAACAACAAGCTATGTCCTTGTGGAGAGTTGCGCGCTCATCCAGAACAGATTGGGTTTTGAGGCGGTACGGGGGTTCTGCGATGATCTTGTCCCCGTTCTTTCTGTTGAATTTGTCGCTTCCGATATACATCGACTGGGGACGGCCGCCCTTCTCGCCGCTTCGAGGAAAGGGCTCAGTCTGGTGGATTGCGTCAGTTTTGAGACGATGCGTGAACTGGGCATACGCTCAGTATTCACCTTCGACCGTC